In Bacillus cereus ATCC 14579, a single window of DNA contains:
- a CDS encoding DUF2087 domain-containing protein — protein MSDISEKFWDASIEELKKGYVFDEEKEEYICLACGETFIKGVIYQDNQILYEAEKFVQLHIQNEHTSMFDYLLNMDKKFTGLTDLQKKMVQFFHMGLNDKEIVKEMDGGSTSTIRNHRFTLREKMKQAKVFLALMELSEEKSKVQTKFVPIHRTATMVDDRYNITEEENDEVLKAHFTEGLDGPLSKFPKKQKRKLIILRHLVKKFDSNKKYTEKEVNTVIENVYPDFVTLRRYLIEYGFLDRTADGSQYWVKL, from the coding sequence ATGAGTGATATTTCAGAGAAGTTTTGGGATGCGTCAATAGAGGAATTAAAGAAAGGGTATGTGTTTGATGAAGAAAAAGAGGAGTACATTTGCTTAGCTTGTGGTGAAACATTTATTAAAGGTGTTATTTATCAAGATAACCAAATTTTGTATGAAGCAGAGAAGTTCGTCCAATTGCATATTCAAAATGAGCATACGTCTATGTTTGATTATTTGTTAAATATGGATAAGAAATTTACTGGTTTAACGGATTTACAAAAGAAAATGGTTCAGTTTTTCCATATGGGACTGAATGATAAAGAAATTGTAAAAGAGATGGATGGCGGAAGTACATCAACAATTCGTAATCATCGATTTACACTGCGAGAGAAAATGAAGCAAGCAAAAGTATTTTTAGCGCTAATGGAATTATCAGAAGAAAAATCAAAAGTACAAACGAAATTTGTGCCAATTCATAGAACAGCAACGATGGTGGATGATCGATACAATATTACGGAAGAAGAAAATGATGAAGTATTAAAAGCTCATTTTACAGAAGGATTAGATGGACCTCTCTCTAAATTTCCGAAGAAACAAAAGCGTAAATTAATTATATTGCGCCATTTAGTGAAGAAGTTTGATAGTAATAAAAAGTATACTGAAAAAGAAGTAAATACAGTGATAGAAAATGTATACCCTGATTTTGTAACTTTAAGAAGATATTTAATCGAATATGGATTTTTAGATCGAACAGCCGATGGAAGTCAATATTGGGTGAAGTTATAA
- a CDS encoding MATE family efflux transporter, which yields MKPPADNNKEGAESHKLESESKPIWKSMSMFLVPLLLSNVLQSVGQLFGMVVVGRWLGVNDLAAISAFFPLFFLLVSFVIGIGSGSSILIGQAFGAKNEDRLKAIVGTTLTFTFIIGVLLAIIGSIFAMDIMRLMGTPENIIEISVHYARILFISMPVLFLYFAYTTFMRGTGDSKTPFYFLIVSTALNMILLPILIFGWLGAPKLDVYGAAYASVISTVITFIVMLVYLKKKNHPLQLDGTVRKYLRMDGELLKLLLRLGIPASINMILVSLSEIAVIAFVNRYGSDATAAYGVVNQVASYVQMPAVSLGITVSIFAAQSIGANQFDRLQKVVKAGIIMNYVIGGVLISLIYVFSRDILSLFLTSQTTIEIAHSLVMITLWSYLIFGHAQIISATMRASGTVLWPTVIGVVSIWLVEVPVAYYLSYHTSLGIEGIWIGYPAAFIVSLILQYAYYKLSWQKKRITRLVS from the coding sequence TTGAAACCACCTGCAGATAACAATAAAGAAGGTGCGGAGTCACATAAGTTGGAAAGTGAGAGTAAACCGATTTGGAAATCGATGTCGATGTTTTTAGTACCGTTATTATTAAGTAATGTACTACAATCAGTTGGACAATTATTTGGTATGGTAGTAGTAGGAAGATGGCTTGGAGTTAATGATTTAGCGGCTATATCAGCATTCTTCCCATTATTTTTCTTGCTCGTTTCATTTGTAATTGGTATCGGTTCAGGAAGCTCTATTTTAATTGGTCAGGCGTTTGGTGCTAAAAACGAAGATCGTTTAAAAGCTATCGTTGGTACGACGTTGACGTTTACCTTTATTATTGGAGTTTTGTTGGCGATAATAGGCAGTATTTTTGCAATGGATATTATGCGTCTAATGGGAACGCCAGAAAATATTATTGAAATAAGTGTACATTATGCACGGATTTTATTTATATCGATGCCAGTATTATTTTTATATTTCGCATATACAACATTTATGAGAGGTACAGGAGATTCTAAAACGCCATTTTACTTTTTAATTGTAAGTACAGCGCTAAATATGATCTTATTACCGATTCTTATTTTTGGATGGTTAGGAGCTCCGAAATTAGATGTGTATGGAGCGGCCTATGCATCTGTTATATCTACAGTTATTACGTTTATTGTCATGCTTGTGTATTTAAAGAAGAAAAATCACCCATTACAACTAGATGGAACGGTTAGAAAATACCTTCGAATGGATGGGGAGTTATTAAAGCTATTACTAAGGCTCGGTATTCCAGCGAGTATTAATATGATATTAGTTTCATTATCTGAAATTGCCGTAATCGCATTTGTAAATCGTTACGGTTCGGATGCAACAGCTGCTTACGGCGTTGTGAATCAAGTTGCAAGTTATGTACAAATGCCAGCAGTTAGCCTTGGTATTACAGTTTCCATTTTTGCGGCACAATCGATTGGTGCGAATCAATTTGATCGATTACAGAAAGTTGTGAAGGCCGGAATTATTATGAACTACGTCATCGGTGGTGTGTTAATATCTCTTATTTACGTATTCTCAAGAGACATTTTATCACTATTTTTAACGAGTCAAACTACAATTGAAATTGCTCATAGCTTAGTTATGATTACATTATGGAGTTATTTAATTTTCGGTCATGCACAAATTATTAGTGCGACAATGCGAGCGAGCGGTACAGTACTTTGGCCAACTGTTATTGGAGTTGTTTCAATTTGGCTTGTAGAAGTACCCGTAGCATATTATCTTTCTTACCATACAAGTCTTGGAATAGAAGGCATTTGGATCGGGTATCCAGCAGCATTTATTGTCAGCTTAATATTACAGTATGCATATTATAAGCTTTCATGGCAAAAGAAACGAATTACACGATTAGTTAGTTAA
- a CDS encoding peptidase E, translated as MKLAVIGGGDLQDSNHLPINERLIELTNKQYPKILFIPTASHDDESYIKLFLDTFEKQLHCEVQILRTTTDSPSKYEIDEMIHSADLIYLGGGNYIHMLTQWKEHRLDEKLLLALQQGTLIAGYSAGAMCWFTSSIRSDYEGSGYIESNGWGIVNKRFCPHYNQLNRMNAFHSFLQNHQGNIEGIALEDNCALYITEESFEIIGEPERAWEFYMSDKTLIRQHFDITLKSYL; from the coding sequence ATGAAATTAGCTGTCATTGGTGGCGGTGATTTACAAGATTCAAATCACTTGCCTATTAATGAACGCCTTATAGAATTAACAAATAAACAGTACCCAAAAATATTGTTTATTCCAACGGCTAGTCATGATGATGAAAGCTATATAAAATTATTTTTAGACACTTTTGAAAAACAATTACATTGTGAAGTACAAATTTTACGTACTACAACAGATTCACCTTCAAAGTATGAAATAGACGAGATGATTCATTCAGCCGATTTAATTTATTTAGGTGGCGGGAACTATATTCACATGCTTACGCAATGGAAAGAACATAGACTCGATGAAAAATTATTATTGGCTCTGCAGCAAGGAACACTTATTGCTGGTTATAGCGCTGGTGCTATGTGTTGGTTCACGTCTAGTATCCGATCAGATTATGAAGGTTCTGGTTATATAGAGAGTAACGGATGGGGTATTGTTAATAAAAGATTTTGTCCACATTATAATCAATTAAACAGAATGAACGCCTTCCATTCCTTTTTACAAAATCATCAAGGGAATATAGAAGGAATTGCACTGGAGGATAATTGCGCTTTATATATTACAGAGGAATCCTTTGAGATTATCGGTGAACCGGAAAGAGCGTGGGAGTTTTATATGAGTGATAAAACACTCATTAGACAACATTTTGATATAACTTTAAAAAGCTATTTATAA
- a CDS encoding DUF3942 family protein: MDFRFEFTTKLKEYLDDEKDEKIIKDGHRDVIFHYLYALETEIGVVKNPNFTFFASGRRSHIVLENVEFKTEVNVKSNIIEITKIVDNVAIPLDTIVAKDRELFALGRNEKFSVQILEQYLFDTFGEKLGLK; encoded by the coding sequence GTGGATTTTCGATTTGAATTTACAACGAAGCTGAAAGAATACTTAGACGATGAGAAGGATGAAAAAATAATAAAAGATGGACACAGAGATGTAATTTTTCACTATTTATATGCGTTAGAGACTGAAATTGGCGTTGTTAAAAATCCTAATTTTACTTTTTTTGCATCAGGAAGACGTTCACATATAGTGTTAGAAAACGTTGAATTTAAAACAGAAGTAAATGTAAAAAGTAATATAATTGAAATTACAAAAATAGTGGATAATGTAGCTATTCCGTTAGATACTATCGTAGCGAAAGATCGGGAATTATTTGCACTTGGACGTAATGAGAAGTTTAGTGTACAAATATTAGAGCAGTATCTTTTTGATACATTTGGAGAAAAATTAGGTTTAAAATGA
- a CDS encoding BlaI/MecI/CopY family transcriptional regulator yields the protein MFTQNYKLNEHGLNHFFGPLEAKIMEIVWSSDGITIKEVQQRLSEESPVNFNTVMTVMNRLVEKLHLEKQTVKRSGIYRAVQTKEEFLSNQTKKMTQELMGEFGDLVVTHMIDELEQADPNLIKKLEDKLNQLKKEDR from the coding sequence ATGTTTACTCAAAACTATAAGTTAAATGAGCACGGGTTAAATCATTTCTTTGGACCGCTTGAAGCGAAAATTATGGAGATTGTTTGGTCTAGCGATGGTATTACTATTAAAGAAGTGCAGCAGAGATTAAGTGAAGAATCACCTGTGAATTTTAACACTGTTATGACAGTTATGAACAGGTTAGTAGAGAAATTACACTTAGAAAAACAGACTGTGAAAAGAAGTGGTATATATCGTGCTGTACAAACAAAAGAAGAATTCTTATCCAATCAAACGAAGAAAATGACACAGGAATTGATGGGGGAATTTGGAGATTTAGTTGTAACTCATATGATAGATGAGCTAGAGCAGGCTGATCCGAATTTAATAAAAAAATTAGAAGACAAATTGAATCAGTTAAAAAAAGAGGATCGATGA
- a CDS encoding M56 family metallopeptidase, translating into MKWQMRKIVLLALIVSTLFFNLLLYYVTYPFLFQNKALFLSKFCLFQLEKHMKELSMVRIIIAGLLLITVLIVCKRIWRQFFYSKKVQKALIPFIRKGKQIHILPTAEVAAFTIGLFRPKVVISEGLLQTFSDEEIDAIIFHEEYHQNNWDPLKLFCFTLLAEGMMYIPILKGLLQRYHTYQELAADKYAMQKMKSSFELGSALLKLIKIKTMENGCVTASFAKTAINLRIKQVLNEKVVKFNIPLHTNSVYVTIGLFCVSVVLIVGECI; encoded by the coding sequence ATGAAATGGCAAATGCGTAAAATCGTATTGTTAGCGCTCATTGTTAGTACCCTCTTTTTCAACTTGTTATTGTATTATGTTACATACCCATTTCTTTTTCAAAATAAGGCATTATTCCTTTCAAAGTTTTGCTTGTTTCAGTTAGAAAAACATATGAAAGAACTATCAATGGTTCGTATTATAATAGCAGGGTTATTATTAATTACTGTATTGATTGTCTGTAAAAGAATTTGGCGACAATTTTTCTATAGTAAAAAAGTACAAAAGGCACTTATCCCATTTATTAGAAAAGGGAAACAAATACATATACTGCCGACTGCGGAAGTTGCAGCATTTACAATTGGATTATTCCGTCCGAAAGTTGTCATTTCGGAAGGGTTGCTTCAAACATTTTCAGATGAAGAAATTGATGCGATTATTTTCCATGAAGAATATCATCAAAATAATTGGGATCCGCTAAAATTATTTTGTTTTACGTTATTAGCAGAAGGAATGATGTACATCCCGATATTAAAAGGATTGTTACAACGATATCATACGTATCAAGAGTTAGCAGCAGATAAATATGCGATGCAAAAAATGAAATCTTCATTTGAGTTAGGTAGTGCATTATTAAAATTGATTAAAATAAAGACAATGGAAAATGGATGTGTTACAGCTTCATTTGCAAAAACAGCAATAAATTTACGAATCAAGCAAGTGTTAAATGAAAAAGTTGTGAAGTTTAATATCCCGTTACATACGAATTCGGTATATGTAACAATAGGGTTATTCTGTGTGTCGGTTGTCCTTATTGTCGGAGAGTGCATATAG
- the ccdA gene encoding cytochrome c-type biogenesis protein CcdA: MNAADLTIWLVAGAGVLSFISPCSLPLYPSYLSYITGVSIQDLKENRGIMQKSAIIHTVFFMIGFSVIFYALGLSVSWIGITFSSNQKLIQQIGGIFIVLMGLFMTGLFQPKWLMAEKKVQYRSKSTGYIRSILVGMTYAAGWTPCVGPIFSAVLMLGATNPEGALLYITAYTLGFAVPFFVMAFFIGKVKWIVTYANVMMKIGGGMMIVTGILLYTNQMTKITAFFIRLFGGFTGF, translated from the coding sequence ATGAATGCAGCAGATTTAACAATTTGGCTTGTGGCTGGGGCGGGAGTATTGTCATTTATATCACCGTGCTCTTTACCGCTATATCCATCTTATTTATCTTATATTACAGGTGTGTCTATCCAAGATTTAAAAGAAAATCGTGGGATTATGCAAAAATCAGCGATTATACATACAGTATTTTTTATGATCGGATTTTCGGTTATATTTTACGCGTTAGGTTTATCGGTAAGCTGGATTGGAATAACATTTTCATCTAACCAAAAATTGATTCAACAAATTGGTGGGATTTTTATTGTTTTAATGGGGCTATTTATGACGGGCTTGTTTCAGCCTAAGTGGCTTATGGCAGAGAAAAAGGTGCAGTATAGAAGTAAATCGACTGGATATATTCGCTCGATTTTAGTCGGTATGACATATGCAGCGGGTTGGACGCCATGTGTTGGACCGATATTTTCAGCTGTACTCATGCTTGGCGCGACGAATCCTGAAGGGGCGCTTCTTTATATTACAGCGTATACTCTTGGGTTTGCGGTTCCATTTTTCGTGATGGCATTCTTTATTGGGAAGGTAAAATGGATTGTTACATATGCCAATGTCATGATGAAAATTGGCGGTGGAATGATGATTGTAACAGGTATTTTATTGTATACAAATCAAATGACGAAAATTACAGCATTCTTTATTCGTCTATTCGGTGGATTTACAGGTTTTTAA
- a CDS encoding TlpA family protein disulfide reductase encodes MKKIIAIILVGALVWAGVNFYNSKKEEKERKAKQAELQEKEVLPQVGFKAPSITLKGLDGKLQSLNDAKGKPYIINFWASWCGPCEMEAPDLVHMYDKYKKDVEIFAVNATVSDPVQEASAFANRYGFEFPVLLDMDGVAGLDYKVFSLPTTFFVNKDGIIVDHVRGVLPPDQLEKKFKKLIEN; translated from the coding sequence GTGAAGAAAATAATTGCTATTATATTAGTAGGGGCACTCGTTTGGGCGGGGGTTAACTTTTATAATTCAAAGAAAGAAGAGAAGGAAAGAAAAGCGAAACAAGCAGAGTTACAGGAGAAAGAAGTATTACCACAAGTCGGTTTTAAAGCACCTAGCATCACATTAAAAGGATTAGACGGAAAGTTACAGTCGTTAAATGATGCCAAGGGAAAACCGTATATTATTAATTTTTGGGCATCATGGTGTGGGCCGTGTGAAATGGAGGCACCTGACTTAGTTCATATGTATGATAAATATAAAAAGGATGTTGAAATTTTTGCGGTGAATGCAACTGTTAGTGACCCAGTACAAGAAGCAAGCGCATTTGCTAATCGTTATGGTTTTGAGTTTCCTGTTCTACTAGATATGGACGGAGTAGCTGGACTAGATTATAAAGTATTCTCTTTACCGACGACATTTTTTGTTAATAAAGATGGAATTATAGTAGATCATGTACGAGGTGTATTACCACCAGATCAATTAGAAAAGAAATTTAAGAAATTGATTGAGAATTAA
- a CDS encoding prolipoprotein diacylglyceryl transferase family protein: MEWIVRLQPISLIIGSLFGFMLMKRKMKCQNVSYEKMMDAVTNAFLIIVFVWKFAPAILNPVWAFGAPVQAILAIGSMQHIVVGCVIASVYIVWKSKKEQFLLRILLDVLPFGLCVCIIFYFLFHHEVGVQTTLPWGMNIYESKFLYHPIFVYEIILALCIMGLLWMKNERLGNGKNISIFLIVEGFAHIIISLVSEQNSVLFGLSAQQIMSFCIISLGILLVPKK, translated from the coding sequence ATGGAGTGGATTGTGAGGTTACAACCCATATCTCTTATAATTGGAAGTCTATTTGGTTTTATGTTGATGAAACGAAAGATGAAGTGTCAAAATGTATCATATGAAAAAATGATGGATGCCGTAACAAATGCTTTTCTTATCATCGTATTTGTATGGAAGTTTGCACCAGCAATTTTAAATCCTGTATGGGCTTTTGGGGCGCCGGTGCAAGCAATATTAGCTATTGGAAGTATGCAACATATTGTAGTAGGATGCGTAATTGCGAGTGTATACATTGTTTGGAAAAGTAAAAAGGAACAATTTTTGCTTCGTATTTTACTTGATGTACTCCCTTTTGGATTGTGTGTGTGCATTATCTTTTATTTTCTATTCCATCATGAAGTAGGTGTACAAACGACACTACCATGGGGAATGAATATATATGAATCTAAATTTTTATATCATCCTATTTTCGTATATGAGATCATCCTTGCTCTTTGTATAATGGGCTTGTTATGGATGAAAAATGAAAGGCTCGGAAATGGAAAGAATATAAGTATTTTTCTAATTGTTGAGGGGTTTGCTCATATTATTATTTCGCTTGTTAGTGAACAAAATTCGGTTCTGTTTGGTCTATCAGCACAGCAAATAATGAGCTTTTGTATTATTAGTTTAGGGATTTTGTTGGTGCCTAAAAAATAA
- a CDS encoding helix-turn-helix domain-containing protein, with protein sequence MENIDIGKKIEKQRKEKGLTSKELAKMADITPSMLSQIERGSANPSIQTLKVLAKALDVPTFSFLLEDTNTDDLIVRSHKRKKMIIDNLSYEMLSPDFTGNLATAIMTVPPNTASSENVLEHKGEELAFVLDGKITLYLNEEEYVLETGDSVKIPAYLKHKWVNHFEKNAVVLFSVTPPIF encoded by the coding sequence ATGGAAAATATAGATATTGGTAAAAAAATTGAAAAACAAAGAAAAGAAAAAGGTTTAACTAGTAAAGAACTAGCAAAGATGGCCGATATTACACCATCAATGTTAAGTCAAATTGAGCGCGGGTCCGCTAACCCTTCTATCCAAACATTAAAAGTGCTTGCTAAAGCTCTTGATGTGCCAACATTTAGCTTTTTACTTGAAGATACAAATACAGACGATTTAATTGTACGTTCCCATAAACGAAAGAAAATGATTATTGATAATTTATCATATGAAATGCTTTCACCTGATTTCACTGGAAATTTAGCAACAGCAATTATGACCGTCCCGCCTAATACAGCTTCATCAGAAAATGTGCTAGAACATAAAGGAGAAGAATTAGCATTTGTCTTAGATGGGAAAATCACATTATATTTAAATGAGGAAGAATACGTATTAGAAACTGGTGACAGTGTAAAGATACCTGCTTATTTAAAGCATAAATGGGTGAATCATTTTGAGAAAAATGCGGTAGTCTTATTTTCTGTTACTCCGCCGATTTTTTAA
- a CDS encoding D-serine ammonia-lyase, translating into MKEIGALQAEYPLVNKLIATEEVFWINPNIEKYETAIKDSPLNEENVKDAEERLKRFAPYIAKVFPETKGANGIIESPLVKIPSMKEALERKYEQPILGELLLKCDSHLPISGSIKARGGIYEVLKHAEQLALQHGMVTEEDNYSVLDSDTCREFFSKYSIAVGSTGNLGLSIGIMSANLGFNVTVHMSADAKEWKKDLLRSKGVNVIEYEDDYSKAVEEGRRQADADPSCYFVDDENSHDLFLGYAVAASRLQKQLEELEVVVDENHPLFVYLPCGVGGGPGGVAFGLKLLYKDNVHCYFAEPTHSPCMLLGLMTGLHDKISVQDIGIDNVTDADGLAVGRPSGFVGKTMEPFLSGNYTVSDEELYRLLKELADTENIYLEPSALAGMIGPVKVCKEDEYLQKLQLTEKVKKGTHIVWGTGGSMVPNDTMDEYYRKGLELTI; encoded by the coding sequence ATGAAAGAAATAGGGGCATTACAAGCAGAATATCCATTAGTGAATAAGCTTATTGCAACAGAAGAAGTATTTTGGATAAATCCAAACATAGAAAAGTATGAAACAGCAATAAAAGATTCACCACTTAATGAAGAGAATGTAAAAGATGCGGAAGAGAGATTAAAGCGTTTTGCACCATATATTGCGAAAGTTTTTCCTGAAACGAAAGGGGCGAACGGCATAATCGAATCACCTTTAGTGAAAATACCTTCTATGAAAGAAGCTTTAGAGAGAAAATATGAGCAACCTATTTTAGGAGAATTATTATTAAAATGTGATAGTCATCTTCCAATATCAGGATCAATTAAAGCTAGGGGCGGTATTTATGAAGTGTTGAAACATGCTGAGCAACTAGCATTGCAGCACGGAATGGTAACAGAAGAAGATAATTATTCCGTTTTAGATAGTGATACATGTAGAGAGTTTTTCTCGAAATATTCAATTGCAGTAGGTTCTACAGGGAATTTAGGACTTAGCATAGGGATTATGAGTGCGAATCTAGGTTTTAATGTAACTGTTCATATGTCAGCAGACGCAAAAGAATGGAAGAAAGATTTATTAAGAAGTAAAGGTGTAAACGTTATTGAATATGAAGATGATTATAGCAAAGCAGTAGAAGAAGGAAGAAGACAAGCGGATGCGGATCCTAGCTGTTATTTTGTAGACGATGAAAACTCGCATGATTTATTTTTAGGATACGCAGTAGCAGCATCACGATTACAAAAGCAATTAGAAGAGTTAGAGGTTGTAGTAGATGAAAATCATCCTTTATTTGTTTATCTTCCGTGCGGAGTAGGAGGAGGACCTGGCGGAGTAGCATTCGGTTTAAAGTTATTGTATAAAGATAATGTTCATTGTTACTTTGCAGAGCCAACACATTCTCCTTGTATGTTACTCGGCTTAATGACAGGCCTTCATGACAAAATTTCCGTTCAAGATATCGGAATTGATAATGTAACAGATGCGGATGGACTTGCGGTAGGAAGGCCATCTGGATTTGTCGGTAAAACGATGGAACCATTTTTGAGTGGGAATTACACAGTAAGCGATGAAGAGTTATATAGATTGTTAAAAGAGCTAGCTGATACGGAGAATATTTATTTAGAGCCTTCTGCACTAGCAGGTATGATAGGGCCAGTGAAAGTATGTAAAGAAGATGAGTATTTACAAAAGCTACAGTTAACAGAGAAGGTGAAAAAAGGTACTCATATTGTGTGGGGAACGGGTGGAAGTATGGTTCCAAACGATACAATGGATGAATATTATAGGAAAGGTTTGGAATTAACGATATAA
- a CDS encoding DUF445 domain-containing protein, whose product MSLQTKYIAGISLGVMGVGFAASIPFQGTIAGEIIQGGFEAGLVGGLADWFAVTALFRHPMGIPIPHTALLPKNRKRVTKGLINTLENEWLTKESITNKVKEMQLAQMVLQIAEREMQSDAVKKGIVTIAEKAIVTIDTEKLAVIIEKELKTYLHTINTSNILQVLVDQLVVQEYDEKTLDYILVKVKDWTAQDEARYQLGSLGMKAMENIKVDGFLQFTLKSFMNIVDEDKIGGILQKFIISNINSLQDADNSTRQLILAKIRQEIINVKENEALLQELENWKEKWIANWNATDKIKEMLEQVQQRAVAFVNNEEFADKYVIPFLQKQMNKIKEDEQTVQKIEEWLQKQVVTLVEKNHSKIGKLVQENLDKLDDKTLIEMIENNVGKDLQWIRVNGAVCGFMIGLVLEGIKAII is encoded by the coding sequence ATGTCATTACAGACTAAATATATAGCGGGTATTTCACTTGGGGTTATGGGTGTCGGCTTTGCGGCTTCTATCCCTTTTCAAGGAACGATAGCTGGAGAGATTATACAAGGGGGATTTGAAGCTGGGTTAGTTGGCGGGCTTGCAGATTGGTTCGCAGTTACAGCATTATTCCGTCACCCGATGGGAATACCAATTCCGCATACAGCTTTGTTACCTAAAAATCGTAAACGAGTAACGAAAGGGCTCATCAATACGTTAGAAAATGAATGGCTGACGAAAGAAAGTATTACGAATAAAGTAAAAGAGATGCAGTTAGCACAAATGGTACTGCAAATTGCTGAGAGAGAAATGCAGTCTGATGCTGTGAAAAAGGGGATTGTAACGATTGCAGAGAAAGCAATTGTTACAATAGATACAGAAAAGTTAGCTGTTATTATTGAAAAAGAATTAAAAACATATTTGCATACAATTAATACAAGTAACATTTTACAAGTGCTTGTTGATCAATTAGTTGTGCAAGAATATGATGAGAAGACACTTGATTACATTTTAGTAAAAGTGAAAGATTGGACAGCGCAAGATGAAGCACGCTACCAGCTTGGAAGTTTAGGTATGAAGGCGATGGAAAATATAAAAGTAGATGGATTCTTACAGTTTACATTGAAATCGTTTATGAATATTGTAGATGAAGATAAAATTGGCGGCATTTTGCAGAAGTTTATTATTAGCAATATTAACAGCTTACAAGATGCAGATAATAGCACGAGACAACTTATATTAGCGAAAATTCGTCAAGAAATTATAAATGTAAAAGAAAATGAAGCGTTACTACAAGAATTAGAAAATTGGAAAGAAAAATGGATTGCCAATTGGAATGCTACTGACAAAATAAAAGAGATGCTAGAGCAAGTACAACAAAGAGCAGTTGCTTTTGTAAATAATGAAGAATTTGCTGATAAATATGTTATTCCATTTTTACAAAAACAAATGAACAAAATAAAAGAAGATGAACAAACTGTTCAAAAAATAGAGGAGTGGTTACAAAAGCAAGTTGTTACACTTGTGGAAAAAAACCATTCGAAAATCGGTAAGCTTGTACAAGAAAATCTTGATAAGTTAGATGATAAAACGTTAATCGAAATGATTGAAAATAATGTCGGTAAAGATTTGCAGTGGATCCGAGTGAACGGGGCGGTTTGCGGATTTATGATTGGATTAGTGTTAGAAGGAATTAAAGCGATTATATGA
- a CDS encoding RNA polymerase sigma factor: MEEKQLIEKAQQGSEHAFRILVQTYRHYIFQVIFSILRHEEDAKDVTQEVFVKIHTSLPNYQFRGLKTWMARIATNHAIDYKRKKARESEELSLCKEAEENIKSSHNIEALLLTKEQKLLIAQKLRELPENYRDVVLAHYLEEKSYQEIALQENIEVKTVEMKLYRARKWIKKHWKEEEFL; this comes from the coding sequence ATTGAGGAAAAACAATTAATTGAAAAAGCACAGCAAGGAAGCGAGCATGCTTTTCGTATCCTTGTACAAACATATCGTCATTATATTTTTCAAGTTATCTTTTCTATTTTAAGACATGAAGAAGATGCGAAAGATGTTACACAAGAAGTATTCGTAAAAATTCACACCTCTCTCCCAAATTATCAATTTCGCGGATTAAAAACGTGGATGGCGCGTATTGCCACCAATCACGCTATTGATTATAAGAGGAAGAAAGCTAGAGAAAGTGAAGAACTCTCCTTATGTAAAGAAGCTGAGGAAAATATAAAGTCCTCTCATAATATTGAGGCTTTATTATTGACGAAAGAGCAGAAATTACTCATTGCTCAAAAACTGAGAGAACTTCCCGAAAATTACCGTGACGTCGTTCTCGCACATTACTTAGAAGAAAAAAGTTATCAAGAAATTGCTTTACAGGAAAACATCGAAGTAAAAACAGTCGAAATGAAACTGTATCGGGCACGAAAATGGATTAAAAAACATTGGAAGGAGGAAGAGTTTCTATGA